In Chrysemys picta bellii isolate R12L10 chromosome 4, ASM1138683v2, whole genome shotgun sequence, the sequence ccaaagtccccgccccaactccgccccctcccctgcttcccgcgaacatttgattcgcgggaagcctgaagcaggtaagtggggtgtggggggaggaggcgcggcccagtctggcccccctggcatctccagcctgggtcggctcgggccctggggtgccggccccgggcccggcccctggccgagcacccccggcccgcccagcactgccggtccccggcccggcctccgggcccccggccagcccagcactgctggtccctggcccagcccccggcactgcaccgccggcccggcccccgagcccctggcccggcagCGCCGACCGCCGGCTCGGCACCGCCaaccgcgggcccggcccccggcccagcaccgccggccccgcatgtcccaattttcccggacatgtccggcttttggggatttccccccggacggggatttggagcccaaaaagccggacatgtctgggaaaatccggacgtatggtaaccctaactaataCACATGGCTTGATGTAAAACTTTGCACTGGCATTATTGCACGGCAGTTTAGCCACTGACACTTGCCTAATTTGCACGGCTGTAAAAAGCCATAGTTTTCTATGCACTAAGTGCAAACTCATGTTGCAGAATCAATGAGATACAGAACTGATCTTTCAGATTGACCTTTGGGGGAAATATTTGCAAGGGGATGACCCCCAGGATCACAGTAGATCAGAAGGCTGCATCCTGGAAGGAAGGACTTGCTCAGAAGATTCTAGACATACTGGCATCGTCACGGCTATTCTAGCTGTCTAATCCCGTTAGCCGCCTAAAGTGCAGCTATTTTGACAGTTGCACAAATCTCTGCTTTAAGCTCATAAACCCTGAAATTAGGTAACTCTATTTTTATTCAAAGGGGGAGCGGGTGGAAGGACACGATTGCCCTCTCCCAGTCATCCCAGACAAAATGAAATGCCCCTTTGCACAGAGTTGGAGGATGATAAAAATAATTGCTGGCTCATATTAAATTCAGGTCATTCAACAGAGAGGCTTCATCTAAAGCCTCTGAACTCTGCATCACAGGGGTTTCCTGTTATGACagcaaaaaagaaatgtttctctTCATTTTCTAGGTTTCTCTATTGTCCTGCACCAGGTGTAACCTGTGAAGCAGGTCTAGTCCTGTGAATGAATAAGATATTAAGAGTTTGAAGCCAAAAAGGCTTGAATAAAGTCAAGACCCAGTTGTTGTCTTACTTAAATCACATTCACACCTGTGGCCCCTAGCAGCCCCAACCATAgctcaggaccccactgtgctactAGGAGCTGTAAAAGCACAACAAAAATCAATTTCAACGAGACTATTTCTGAAGTAAGGTACAGGACTGGGCAGCGAGGTGAGTAAGGGGGTTGGAGTATGGGCCCAAAATTTTTCTTTCCACTGCCACAAGCCTTCTGCAGCAAAAGGATCCGGGTATGCTGTAAAACTATCAGTGTCCTTGATCTGGCATTATTCAGGGACATGGTTCAGCTGTTTTCTTCAGGCTAAATTGTGCCTTCACCTTTGCACACTCAACATCTAGTGAAGTGAATGAGGCATTGACCCGTCTGTCATGTCTGGGAAACTGAAACCCTGAGAAATGCTTGATTGGCACATAAAACACGTTATTTCTCAAGTGCTATTTTATGTTGACTTCTATCCCAGTTTTTTCCCAGATGGAAAATGTACGTGCACCCTTGTGTTTAATTCAGAACATGAAGTTTTTACAGGCTCAGGGACATTCTCCCCATATAATGTGCCCTTTTTGACAACAGGTGTTGGTTACACAGATGAAAGGGTGAAATTGGATGTTTTTATTCTTAAAATAAGACTAGCATCTAGAAACCATTCAGGATATTTCTAGCATGTTCCTTCCTGCTTTCCTATCTTTTTTGTTTCCACGATCTCCCGTTCTCTGTAGAAATTAGAAAAGGGATCTTTTTTCCCCTTGTGGCTAGACAGAGGCACATTGCTTGTGTGTTTTCCTGATGCTATATACAGCATGTACCTGGCAGGGAATTAGTGTGAGAAATGTTTACCCTGCCTCCTTGGGGGCACTGGAGATAGCATTGCAGCTTCTAACTTCTAGCAAGTAGAAACCAACATTGACGTGCCCCTCCCATACTTGGATGACCCATTGACTTCTGAATGGGTGAGTTTGCTAGCATTGTGTTACATGTAGCAAACATGcaccaatctttttttttttttaaagaacagtggAAACAGTTAACCTACTCGCTTGTTAATTAAAGCATGTGGTGCTAACAGTCTGCTGCATTCAAGACCATGTAGGTGAGAAATTGCAGGAAAATTGTGTTCAAAGGACAGTCTGGTGAGAACAGTGTgtcctagtgggtagagcactggactgggattcaaagatgtgagttctattcccagctttgccactggcctggttggtgaccttgggcaagtcatttcactgctCTGTGTCTGTTATcccctctgcaaaatgggaataatggtaCTGAAAAGTACTATGTAAGAAGTGGGTATTAATGTCCTTGAGAGCTTTGCCATTACCATTAATGgaggcaggatcaggctcttttcATTAGTCCTGCAGCTTGTTAGAAATATGACAGAATGGGCCAGATATCCCTTTCTGCATTTACACCCATGTAACGGAGATCAACATCTGGCTACACTGCCCCTGCCTCCatccttaaaaaaacccaaaccaaccaACCTCTGTGTATGATTATAAATACAGGGATGTGAGCAATATCTGGTTTGTATAAAAAGGTTAGGCTTTAGAAAACAAAAgggggagaaaaacaaacaaacaaaccaaccaaccacaccAGGTCTCCCATTGTTGACTGTGAAACCTATTGTTGACTGTGTGTTTGTACTAATTGGAAGGTGACAGCATTCAGCAACTGTTTCACTGCCAAACTTAGGATGCTTCCCTAAGTGCCCTGATAAACACCACCCTGCAGGAGGCATTAGGCTGTGAAGAATTTATTTCAATAACTTTAGCTGAATTAAGACTCCATCCCTCTTTGAAGACTGACAAAAGAAAGAGGCTTGGtaatgtataaaatatttatttataatgcaaaatatatttgtaaagttTATTCATAATAAAAAAACATGTTGGTGCAAAATGCCGGGCACCTTACACCTTTTTATACCAACAAAAGGGTACATATTCAACGGGTGGCGTTTTTGAACTGCTGCATGGCAGCAAATAATAGTCACTTCTCTAGAGTCCCTTGCGTCTGCAGTCAGTGTCGATTCCCTTCTCCCTGGAGTCCGCACCTGGAGATCAAACAGGTCAGCAGTCTCTTGTGCATGCCTATCACTGACTGGGCAGTCTCTTAGGATGCACGCTGCCTGATCACCAAGTTCCTCTGCATTACATCCTGCTCTTTGCTCTTCTCCACGATCAAATCCCCCTGTTTCTGGGAGACAGTGTGCTCTTTGGTCAGGGGAGgtctcttcttctcctcctcctcctcttgtagCTGCTCTTCAGAGGTGAAAGGGCTGCAGACTGTCTCCACCAGGCTAATAACCACCCCGAAGAAAGCCAGCACGCTGCCCAGCATATAGATCTTGACCATCTTTCTGCTGGGCTTCTGGCTGAACATTTCTTTGGCAAAGGGAATCAGCTCCTGCATGGTCTCCATCTAGGGCCGCAGACCTGGAAGGTCACAAAACCTGGAGagcaagagagggaaaaaagagAGATACCCATCAGCTGCTATCTAGTGCGGCTTCCTTCTGCATTCAGCAGGGCTGCTTCCAAGAGAAAGCGGAGTCTGTCTAGAGTGCACAGGCCCAGGGCACATGCAGGCACACTAGTTAACACTGCCATGGCCCAGTGTCTGTTTCAGGAAAACACAGACACAGCTAGGGCGGTGATGGGCAGTACGAAAACCTCACCGCCAAGCGATCCCTTCAGCCGTTCTCCAGCCACATGCACACGGGCCAGTCCCCGTTGCAAAGCGGAGTTTGAAGAACTCCCAGCCATGGCTCAGTAGTAatagggggtggtggtggtggtggtggggtaataggagcccatattaaaaaaaagaaaagccctaaagatggggacatctggtcaccctaggctgagTGATGCCTGCACTTCCACTCTATGCatgggaagaagtgaggtttttacccacgaaagcttatgcccaaatacatctgttaatctttaaggtgccaccaggctccttgttgtttttgtagctacagactaacaccgctaccccCTGATATTGGTCACCCCAGTAACTGCCGGTGTTTGGGTCTGAAATTCCCCCAGGATAAGCCGGGGCTCCCTCGGCACGTGGTCCCCTTTCTCAGGGGGCATGGGACTGCACCCCGCTCCCGCTGTACTTACCGCAGGGCGCGCTGTGCTCCGCGGGTTCGCAGCGAGGGATATCGGCTCAGTTCTCCGCTGTCGCTTGGCAGATGCTTCCCCCAGCCACCCCGAGCCTTATATCGCCCTGGTGGCTGGCGGCTCCTCCCCTCCCGGGGCCGGCTCCTCCTTGCTCAGGCAGGCTGGGGGCCAGCAGGGCTGTGCACGCCCCGAGAGCATGCAGCCAGCAGGGTTTCTATTGGGTGACCGCCCCCCGGAGGGTCGCTGCGGGGGCTGGGGTCGCCAGCTACAGAGCAGACACACCAGGAAGAGGGGAAGATCACGCCCGGATCACGCAGGCATCACGCAGCCTAATCCATCTTCTGGGCACCAGAAGTGGGAGGGGGCTTCTGGGCAGGCTTGGAGCCTGGGAGTCACGTAGCAAACGTTTCTGCCCTCTCCAGTTTCGGGCGGtcggcaggggaggggtgggctggTTGATGTGTTTGCTTTATGGCGGGCGAGGGTGCAGGAGTGGTCGTGCCTAGGGCTGGGGCAGCTGCAGACTCATAAACCCCCTTCGGGGGAAGGATGTGTGAAATGCACAAGGTTTGGAATCTGCCCAGATCTTTCCTAAACTGCGGCAAAAAGCATTGTAATGTCCCTCCCTG encodes:
- the G0S2 gene encoding G0/G1 switch protein 2, whose translation is METMQELIPFAKEMFSQKPSRKMVKIYMLGSVLAFFGVVISLVETVCSPFTSEEQLQEEEEEKKRPPLTKEHTVSQKQGDLIVEKSKEQDVMQRNLVIRQRAS